Proteins from a genomic interval of Zingiber officinale cultivar Zhangliang chromosome 2A, Zo_v1.1, whole genome shotgun sequence:
- the LOC122043083 gene encoding protein transport protein SEC23-like: MAEELAGTGAAASDPDGPDGVRMTWNNWPRTKVEASKCIVPVAASISPIRPSPTLLVLPYHPLRCKPPCFAVLNPFAVVDFAAKIWICPLCFTRNHFPPHYAGISENNMPGELYPQCTTVEYAPPPLDHLSSPPPPPPVFLFVIDTCIIEEELVFLKSAMRRAIGLLPDNALVGLLTFGRMVQLYELGFTEVSKIYVFKGTKEIPKEQILDQLGLSTTNVRHGAVIGAPGYPKSPQSNGFHPSGSVNRFLLPAADCEYALNTLLDEMQTDQWPVEAGSRSLRCTGVALSVAAGLLGACMPGTGARIIALVGGPCTQGPGMIVSKDLSDPVRCHKDLDKDAAPHFHKAVKFYDNLAKQLVNQGHVLDLFASALDQVGVAEMKVAVERTGGLVVLAESFGHPVFKDSFKQIFEDGEQSLGLSFNGTLEINCSKDIKIQGIIGPCTSLEKKGALCADTVVGQGNTTSWKMCGLDRSTCLTVFFDISTTERSNQSGIPNPQLYIQFLTNYQGPEGQMRLRVTTVTRKWADSSNTEELVQGFDQETAAVVLARFTSLKMEMEEGFDATRWLDRSLIRLCSRFGDYRKEDPASFTLNPNFSILPQFMFNLRRSQFVQVFNNSPDETAYFRMMLNRESITNSVVMIQPSLLLYSFNSPPVPALLDVASISADRILLLDAYFSVVIFHGMTIAQWRNMGYQNQPEHQAFAELLQAPQDDAQTIIRERFPVPRLVVCDQHGSQARFLLAKLNPSATYNSSHEVAVGSDIIFTDDVSLQIFCEHLQRLVVQS, translated from the exons ATGGCGGAGGAACTCGCCGGCACGGGCGCCGCCGCTTCCGATCCGGACGGTCCTGACGGCGTCCGCATGACCTGGAACAATTGGCCCCGCACAAAGGTGGAAGCGAGCAAGTGCATCGTCCCTGTCGCGGCCTCCATCTCCCCGATCCGCCCATCCCCCACCCTCCTCGTCCTCCCTTACCACCCTCTCCGATGCAAACCACCGTGCTTCGCCGTGCTCAACCCCTTCGCTGTCGTCGACTTCGCGGCCAAGATCTGGATCTGCCCTCTCTGCTTCACCCGCAACCATTTCCCCCCTCACTATGCCGGAATCAGCGAGAACAACATGCCCGGCGAACTCTATCCCCAATGCACTACGGTGGAGTACGCTCCCCCGCCCCTTGACCACCTGTCGTCCCCTCCGCCGCCCCCTCCTGTGTTCCTATTCGTGATCGACACTTGCATCATCGAGGAGGAGCTCGTGTTCCTCAAGTCGGCCATGCGTCGTGCCATAGGCCTTCTCCCTGATAATGCGCTCGTCGGGCTGCTCACGTTCGGCAGAATGGTCCAACTTTACGAGCTAGGGTTCACGGAAGTCTCCAAGATCTACGTGTTCAAAGGGACCAAGGAAATTCCCAAAGAGCAGATCTTGGATCAACTCGGGCTATCTACTACCAATGTCCGGCATGGCGCTGTAATTGGAGCTCCAGGATATCCCAAATCGCCGCAGAGTAATGGATTTCATCCATCTGGTTCGGTTAATAGATTCCTGCTTCCAGCAGCGGATTGTGAATACGCTTTGAATACT TTGTTGGATGAGATGCAGACGGATCAGTGGCCAGTCGAAGCAGGGAGTCGGTCTCTACGTTGCACTGGGGTGGCTCTAAGTGTTGCTGCTGGCCTCCTTGGAGCATGCATGCCTGGTACTGGGGCTCGTATCATTGCTTTGGTCGGTGGACCATGCACCCAGGGCCCTGGAATG ATTGTGTCAAAGGATCTGTCAGATCCCGTGCGATGCCACAAAGATCTTGATAAAGATGCAGCTCCACATTTTCACAAGGCTGTTAAATTCTATGATAATTTAGCCAAACAACTGGTTAACCAGGGCCACGTATTGGACCTATTTGCTTCTGCCCTTGATCAG GTTGGAGTTGCAGAGATGAAAGTAGCAGTTGAAAGGACTGGCGGGCTTGTTGTTCTTGCAGAAAGTTTTGGCCATCCGGTTTTCAAAGACTCATTCAAACAAATTTTTGAAGATGGAGAGCAATCTCTTGGCCTTTCTTTTAA TGGCACACTTGAGATCAACTGCTCGAAGGATATCAAAATTCAGGGGATTATTGGACCATGTACTTCCCTAGAGAAG AAGGGAGCTCTTTGTGCTGATACTGTTGTAGGTCAAGGAAACACAACGTCATGGAAAATGTGTGGCCTTGATAGGAGCACTTGTTTAACAGTATTCTTTGATATTTCAACTACTGAACGATCAAACCAATCTGGAATTCCCAATCCACAATTATATATACAGTTTTTGACAAA TTACCAGGGCCCTGAAGGTCAAATGAGGTTACGTGTTACAACTGTTACCAGAAAATGGGCAGATAGTTCTAACACAGAG GAATTGGTTCAAGGATTTGACCAGGAAACAGCTGCAGTTGTTTTGGCAAGATTCACCTCCTTGAAAATGGAAATGGAG GAAGGATTTGATGCAACAAGATGGTTGGATAGATCTCTTATCCGCCTTTGCTCAAGATTTGGTGATTATCGAAAGGAGGACCCTGCTTCATTTACATTGAATCCAAATTTCTCAATACTTCCACAGTTCATGTTCAACCTGAGGCGCTCACAATTTGTACAG GTTTTTAACAACAGCCCAGATGAAACAGCTTATTTCCGCATGATGTTGAATCGCGAAAGCATCACTAATTCAGTTGTCATGATACAGCCTTcacttcttttatattcttttaaCTCGCCTCCTGTTCCTGCACTATTGGATGTGGCATCTATATCTGCAGATCGTATACTTCTGCTAGATGCTTACTTCAGTGTTGTTATCTTCCATGGTATGACCATTGCCCAATGGCGCAATATGGGTTACCAAAATCAGCCTGAGCATCAG GCATTTGCTGAGCTGTTACAAGCTCCTCAAGACGATGCCCAGACGATCATCAGAGAGCGTTTTCCTGTTCCAAGATTAGTTGTTTGTGACCAACATGGCTCCCAG GCAAGATTCTTGTTAGCAAAGTTGAATCCATCTGCCACATATAACTCTAGCCATGAGGTGGCCGTGGGCTCTGATATCATCTTCACCGACGATGTTAGTCTTCAAATATTCTGCGAGCATCTTCAGAGGCTGGTTGTTCAGTCATAA